The following are from one region of the Hemitrygon akajei chromosome 31, sHemAka1.3, whole genome shotgun sequence genome:
- the rpl3 gene encoding large ribosomal subunit protein uL3, whose amino-acid sequence MSHRKFSAPRHGSLGFLPRKRSRRHRGKVKSFPKDDPSKPVHLTAFLGYKAGMTHIVRDVDRPGSKVNKKEVVEAVTVIETPPMVIIGLVGYVETPRGLRAFKTIFAEHMSDECKRRFYKNWYKSKKKAFTKYCKKWQDEDGKKQLEKDLNSMKKYCQVIRIIAHTQMRLLPLRQKKSHMMEIQLNGGTIADKVDWAREKLEQQVAISSVFGQDEMIDVIGVTKGHGFKGVTSRWHTKKLPRKTHKGLRKVACIGAWHPARVAFSVARAGQKGYHHRTEINKKIYRIGAGFQKKDGKLVKNNASTEYDLTDKSINPLGGFPHYGEVTNDFLMVKGCVVGTKKRVLTLRKSLLVQTSRRALEKIDLKFIDTSSKFGHGRFQTIEEKKAFMGPLKKDRIAKEEGA is encoded by the exons ATG TCTCACCGTAAGTTCTCGGCGCCCAGGCACGGCTCCCTGGGCTTCCTGCCCCGCAAGAGGAGCCGCAGGCACAGGGGCAAAGTGAAGAGCTTCCCCAAGGATGACCCTAGCAAGCCTGTCCACTTGACGGCCTTCCTGGGGTACAAAGCCGGCATGACCCACATCGTGCGAGATGTCGACAGGCCTGGATCCA AGGTGAACAAGAAGGAGGTAGTAGAGGCAGTTACAGTGATTGAAACTCCTCCAATGGTAATCATTGGCCTCGTCGGCTATGTTGAAACTCCACGTGGTCTTCGTGCTTTTAAAACTATATTTGCGGAGCATATGAGTGACGAATGCAAGAGGCGTTTCTACAAGAACTG GTACAAATCTAAAAAGAAGGCTTTCACAAAGTATTGCAAGAAGTGGCAAGATGAGGATGGCAAGAAACAGCTGGAGAAGGATTTGAACAGCATGAAGAAATACTGTCAAGTCATTCGCATCATTGCTCACACACAG ATGCGCTTGCTTCCTTTGCGCCAGAAGAAATCCCACATGATGGAGATCCAGTTGAATGGTGGAACAATTGCTGATAAAGTTGACTGGGCAAGAGAGAAGCTGGAACAGCAGGTTGCTATCAGTTCCGTATTTGGTCAAGATGAGATGATCGACGTCATTGGTGTAACCAAGGGCCATGGCTTCAAGG GTGTGACAAGCCGATGGCACACAAAGAAACTGCCGAGGAAAACTCACAAAGGTCTACGTAAGGTTGCCTGTATTGGAGCCTGGCATCCTGCCCGTGTGGCTTTCTCTGTTGCTCGTGCTGGTCAGAAGGGTTACCACCACCGCACTGAGATCAACAAGAAG ATCTACCGGATTGGAGCGGGCTTCCAGAAAAAGGATGGCAAATTAGTAAAGAACAATGCTTCTACTGAATATGATCTGACAGACAAGAGCATCAATCCTCTG GGAGGATTTCCCCACTATGGTGAGGTGACCAATGACTTCCTGATGGTGAAAGGCTGTGTCGTTGGTACCAAGAAACGTGTGCTCACTCTGCGCAAG TCACTATTGGTTCAAACAAGCCGTCGTGCTTTGGAGAAGATAGACCTGAAATTCATCGACACCTCTTCCAAGTTTGGTCACGGTCGCTTCCAGACTATTGAAGAGAAGAAGGCATTCATG GGACCACTGAAGAAGGATCGGATTGCAAAGGAAGAAGGTGCATAA